A genomic segment from Cumulibacter soli encodes:
- a CDS encoding YgfZ/GcvT domain-containing protein: MTTLANYPGRVPGEGLDSGVAAHYGDPLREQRYLARSAAVIDRSDRGLVIVRGADRLSWLHSLSTQHLEQMPESSAIQGLILSPHGHVEHDLWFTSTGEEVWIDCEPGDAPALADYLTKMQFMLRVEVEDASDSFSMATLIGPKARDVVAAVLGASPPDPGMVAYGEGVMMRALPYPGEFDLLGTPAHVNAAVAAALEAGAQPAGAMAYDAWRVENLRPRQRRETDHRTIPHEVGLIGDAVHLNKGCYRGQETVARVQNLGRPPRRLVKLQVDGSQHTVPSPGAKVLSEGREVGFVGTAVMHHEEGPIALAVIKRNLADGADVIVVDDDVEYAALIDTGLTV, translated from the coding sequence ATGACAACTCTGGCAAATTACCCCGGCCGCGTACCAGGGGAGGGGTTGGACTCCGGCGTCGCCGCCCATTACGGTGACCCATTGCGTGAACAGCGCTACCTCGCCCGGTCGGCGGCGGTGATCGATCGCTCCGATCGCGGGCTGGTCATCGTGCGCGGGGCTGACCGATTATCCTGGTTGCACTCGCTGTCGACTCAGCACCTTGAGCAGATGCCGGAGTCCTCGGCGATCCAAGGTTTGATCCTCTCGCCGCACGGGCACGTCGAGCACGATCTGTGGTTCACGTCGACCGGTGAAGAAGTCTGGATCGATTGCGAACCAGGTGATGCGCCCGCGCTGGCGGACTACCTGACGAAGATGCAGTTCATGCTCCGGGTAGAGGTCGAGGATGCCTCGGATTCGTTCTCGATGGCCACGCTGATCGGCCCGAAAGCCCGAGACGTCGTGGCCGCCGTGCTTGGTGCTTCGCCGCCGGATCCGGGAATGGTCGCGTACGGCGAGGGCGTCATGATGCGCGCATTGCCGTACCCCGGCGAATTCGACCTGCTGGGCACCCCGGCGCACGTGAACGCCGCGGTGGCCGCAGCATTGGAAGCAGGCGCGCAGCCCGCAGGCGCGATGGCGTACGACGCGTGGCGGGTGGAAAATCTGCGTCCACGGCAGCGACGCGAGACCGATCACCGCACCATTCCGCACGAAGTGGGACTCATTGGCGACGCCGTCCACCTCAATAAGGGGTGCTACCGCGGCCAGGAGACGGTCGCGCGCGTGCAGAACTTGGGGCGCCCGCCGCGTCGGCTGGTGAAGCTGCAGGTCGACGGGTCGCAGCACACCGTCCCGTCCCCTGGCGCGAAGGTGCTCAGTGAGGGCCGCGAGGTCGGGTTTGTTGGCACAGCGGTGATGCACCATGAGGAGGGTCCGATCGCGCTCGCGGTCATCAAGCGCAACCTCGCCGACGGCGCGGACGTGATCGTCGTCGACGACGACGTGGAGTACGCCGCGTTGATCGACACCGGTCTCACCGTCTGA
- a CDS encoding aminotransferase class IV, which yields MTSTPAPRFVSVLRRENQDEWAVHRHDPDAPLLTAFDYAPNRGDGAFEAMHVYNGVANKPHRHLERLSRSLHNLQIVGPPYAAWRSLIDDLIAQWPDGVEGVLKLIISRGQEGGPIDQDPTVFGYLVELDPVLAAQRRDGITMVSLTFGYPADVRERSPWLLGSTKYLSYAVNMAAKREAAERGADDVLFLSEDGQVLEGPNSTLIWLSGKRLATPGSHTGILRGTTQEEIFSRAGAAGLEPMITSATLSDILAADAVWMSSSTRGIAAVHEIDGASIAQDAEKTRLLQELSGLPVPN from the coding sequence ATGACGTCGACTCCCGCCCCACGTTTCGTGAGTGTCCTACGCCGAGAGAACCAAGATGAATGGGCGGTGCATCGCCACGATCCAGACGCGCCACTACTCACCGCGTTCGACTACGCGCCAAACCGCGGCGACGGCGCCTTCGAAGCAATGCACGTGTACAACGGCGTCGCCAACAAACCGCACCGCCACCTCGAGCGACTCTCGCGTTCGCTGCACAACCTACAGATCGTCGGCCCGCCGTACGCCGCGTGGCGCTCGCTGATTGACGACCTCATCGCGCAGTGGCCGGACGGCGTCGAGGGCGTCCTGAAATTGATCATCAGCCGCGGTCAAGAAGGCGGTCCCATCGATCAGGACCCGACGGTGTTCGGTTATCTCGTCGAGCTCGATCCGGTGCTCGCCGCCCAACGTCGCGATGGCATCACGATGGTGTCGCTGACCTTTGGCTACCCAGCCGACGTGCGCGAGCGCTCTCCGTGGTTGCTCGGCTCCACGAAGTACCTGTCGTACGCGGTAAATATGGCCGCCAAGCGCGAGGCGGCCGAGCGCGGTGCGGACGACGTGCTGTTCCTCTCCGAGGATGGTCAGGTGCTCGAGGGCCCGAACTCGACCCTGATTTGGCTATCAGGCAAGCGGCTGGCGACCCCCGGGTCACACACCGGAATCCTGCGCGGCACGACGCAGGAAGAGATCTTCTCCCGGGCCGGCGCGGCCGGTCTCGAACCCATGATCACCTCGGCCACCCTCAGCGACATTCTCGCCGCGGACGCGGTCTGGATGTCCTCCAGTACCCGCGGGATCGCCGCTGTCCACGAAATCGACGGGGCATCGATCGCACAGGACGCCGAGAAGACACGCCTGCTGCAAGAACTGTCCGGTTTGCCGGTCCCCAACTAA
- a CDS encoding M18 family aminopeptidase, with protein MPGAAVHLDDLGDFVAASPSSYHAARAVADRLIAQGFVEVPESEPFGSAPGGYVLVRDGAVVAWRLPNGADAATPYRIVGAHTDSPGLKVKPNPETGSNGWRQVAVEVYGGPLLNSWLDRDLGLAGRLVSRDGSESLVATDAVMRVPQLAIHLDRQVNDGLTLNKQTHLQPVWGLNAGGILAHLAARAGLDEGSIVGHDLVAFDTQRGAVIGADGEFFACGRMDNLSSVHAALVALEQATNGREIPVLAAFDHEEVGSASRTGASGPVLEDVLRGINHALGGDGDDLRRACAGSWCVSADAGHAVHPNYPERHDPTHRPLLGEGPLLKVNANQRYTTDGQGTALWARACEAAGVKYQVFVSNNSMPCGSTIGPLSATRLGIRTVDVGIPLLSMHSVREMCGVADPVMLAGALREFFHGA; from the coding sequence ATGCCCGGAGCAGCAGTGCATCTCGATGATCTCGGCGACTTTGTCGCAGCGTCTCCGTCCAGTTACCATGCTGCTCGCGCGGTGGCCGATCGGTTGATCGCGCAGGGCTTCGTCGAGGTTCCTGAATCCGAGCCGTTCGGGTCCGCGCCCGGAGGCTACGTGCTGGTTCGTGATGGCGCCGTCGTCGCGTGGCGACTGCCCAACGGCGCCGATGCCGCGACGCCGTACCGAATCGTGGGGGCGCACACCGACTCACCCGGACTGAAGGTCAAACCCAATCCCGAAACGGGTTCGAATGGTTGGCGCCAAGTCGCCGTCGAGGTGTACGGCGGTCCGCTGCTGAACTCCTGGTTGGATCGAGATCTCGGACTCGCCGGAAGGCTGGTGAGTCGCGATGGCAGCGAATCGCTGGTCGCGACGGACGCGGTGATGCGGGTGCCGCAATTGGCGATTCACCTGGACCGTCAGGTCAATGACGGCCTGACGCTGAACAAGCAAACCCACTTGCAGCCGGTGTGGGGATTGAACGCCGGCGGGATTCTCGCCCACCTAGCCGCACGCGCCGGGCTGGATGAGGGATCAATCGTCGGTCACGATCTGGTTGCCTTCGACACGCAGCGGGGCGCGGTGATTGGTGCCGACGGGGAGTTTTTCGCGTGCGGCCGGATGGATAATCTTTCTTCGGTACACGCGGCGCTGGTGGCACTGGAGCAGGCAACTAACGGCCGCGAGATTCCGGTGCTCGCGGCATTCGACCATGAGGAGGTCGGCAGCGCGAGCCGTACGGGCGCCAGCGGGCCGGTCCTCGAAGACGTGTTGCGCGGGATCAATCACGCGCTCGGTGGCGACGGTGATGACTTGCGTCGCGCCTGCGCCGGATCGTGGTGCGTGTCGGCCGATGCCGGGCACGCCGTCCACCCGAACTACCCGGAGCGACACGACCCGACGCACCGGCCGTTGTTGGGTGAGGGGCCACTGTTGAAGGTGAACGCGAACCAGCGCTACACCACGGACGGGCAAGGGACCGCGTTATGGGCCCGCGCGTGCGAGGCTGCGGGCGTGAAGTACCAGGTGTTCGTGTCGAACAATTCGATGCCGTGCGGATCGACGATCGGACCGCTCAGCGCTACCCGCCTCGGCATTCGGACCGTGGACGTCGGAATCCCGCTGCTGTCGATGCATTCGGTGCGTGAGATGTGTGGTGTGGCCGATCCAGTCATGCTGGCGGGCGCGCTACGCGAGTTTTTCCACGGCGCATAA
- a CDS encoding FABP family protein codes for MSALMPLPEELPIDTVDVREGPEIHPQMLALLPLLGVWRGEGQGDYPTIDGFRYGQEIRFWHDGRPFLGMQTRSWIMDADGAFVRPAAREMGFWRPGSGDDFEVVLAHQSGVVEVFVGTARTTTSWELTTDVVARTGSAKEVNGNHRLYGIVEGDLMYAMDMAAVGQQLQPHISARLARVQ; via the coding sequence ATGAGCGCGTTGATGCCGCTGCCCGAGGAACTGCCGATCGACACCGTCGACGTGCGTGAGGGACCGGAGATTCATCCGCAGATGCTCGCGCTGCTTCCACTACTGGGCGTGTGGCGTGGAGAGGGCCAGGGCGACTATCCGACGATCGATGGCTTCCGGTACGGCCAAGAGATTCGGTTTTGGCACGACGGTCGGCCGTTCCTGGGGATGCAGACGCGTTCGTGGATCATGGATGCCGACGGCGCCTTCGTGCGTCCGGCCGCGCGCGAGATGGGCTTCTGGCGCCCGGGTTCCGGCGATGACTTTGAGGTTGTGCTCGCACACCAGTCAGGCGTAGTTGAGGTGTTCGTCGGCACGGCCCGCACCACGACCAGTTGGGAGTTGACGACCGACGTCGTTGCCAGGACCGGGAGTGCGAAGGAAGTCAACGGTAACCACCGGCTCTACGGGATCGTCGAGGGTGATCTGATGTACGCGATGGATATGGCGGCCGTCGGTCAACAGTTGCAGCCGCACATTTCGGCGCGACTGGCGCGGGTGCAGTAA
- a CDS encoding response regulator transcription factor: protein MDITLMSRTDAPIADVLPALGLLTHHVRTLPPEATELLDADAGDVVLIDARTDLVAARALCRLLSSTGVSAPLLVVLAEGGLVAMSAEWGCEDFILATAGPSEIEARLRLATTRRNLVSEHETNVVTRGDLTIEEESYTARIRGRSLDLTYKEFELLKYLAQHPGRVFSRAQLLSEVWGYDYFGGTRTVDVHVRRLRAKLGNEHESLIGTVRNVGYKFVTPPEPKTDSAHRNTSDRAPRSSTPTSKVSR, encoded by the coding sequence ATGGACATCACTCTCATGTCGCGCACGGACGCGCCCATCGCGGATGTCCTGCCCGCGCTCGGTCTGCTCACCCATCACGTGCGCACCCTCCCGCCGGAGGCAACCGAACTGCTCGACGCGGACGCGGGCGACGTCGTGCTGATCGACGCCCGCACCGACCTGGTCGCCGCCCGCGCTCTCTGTCGCCTGCTGTCGAGCACCGGCGTTTCCGCTCCCCTACTGGTCGTCCTCGCCGAGGGCGGGCTCGTCGCGATGTCGGCCGAGTGGGGCTGCGAAGACTTCATCCTCGCCACCGCAGGGCCCAGTGAAATCGAGGCACGGTTGCGACTGGCGACCACCCGCCGCAACCTGGTCAGCGAGCACGAGACGAATGTCGTCACTCGCGGCGATCTCACGATCGAGGAAGAGTCGTACACCGCTCGGATCCGAGGCCGCTCGCTGGATCTGACCTACAAAGAGTTCGAGTTACTGAAGTACCTGGCCCAGCACCCCGGCCGCGTGTTCTCCCGGGCGCAACTGCTCAGCGAAGTCTGGGGCTACGACTACTTCGGTGGCACGCGCACGGTCGACGTACACGTACGGCGGCTGCGGGCCAAACTCGGCAACGAACATGAATCACTGATCGGCACAGTGCGTAACGTGGGCTACAAGTTCGTCACTCCCCCCGAGCCGAAAACGGACTCCGCCCACCGAAACACTTCGGACCGGGCTCCCCGCTCGAGCACTCCCACGTCGAAGGTAAGCCGATGA
- the mshD gene encoding mycothiol synthase: protein MTSSDHLSAADADAVRALNETASRTDEAHAISEQFLLRLGDPAGAGRVRHVTHHTDGVLDGYAVAEVATEPSGELLVAPQSRRRGIGSELLAELRAAAGEPLRIWAHGDLPAAHDFGAARDAHAVRTLLELRRPATDVDVPTPTDGVTVRTFRPGEDDAEWLQVNASAFATHPEQGAMTQRDLDERMAEPWFDAAGFFIAERDGQIVGFHWTKVHGPELGEVYVVGVRPDAQGLKLGKLLTATGLAHLVSQGVSEISLYVEGDNTPALALYQGLGFSRHRADSQWLTA from the coding sequence ATGACCAGCAGCGACCACCTCTCCGCCGCCGACGCCGACGCCGTACGCGCGCTCAACGAGACCGCCAGCCGCACCGATGAAGCCCACGCCATCTCCGAGCAGTTCTTATTGCGCCTGGGCGATCCGGCCGGTGCCGGGCGGGTTCGGCACGTCACCCACCACACCGACGGCGTGCTGGACGGGTACGCCGTCGCCGAAGTCGCCACCGAACCATCCGGCGAGCTACTCGTCGCGCCGCAGTCGCGTCGCCGCGGCATCGGTAGCGAACTATTGGCCGAGTTACGGGCCGCAGCCGGGGAGCCGCTGCGCATCTGGGCGCACGGGGACCTCCCGGCGGCGCATGATTTCGGCGCCGCGCGTGATGCGCACGCCGTACGCACGCTGTTGGAACTGCGCCGTCCGGCCACCGACGTCGACGTCCCCACCCCGACGGACGGTGTCACCGTACGCACCTTCCGTCCCGGCGAGGACGACGCCGAGTGGTTGCAGGTGAACGCGAGCGCGTTCGCCACACACCCCGAGCAGGGTGCGATGACCCAGCGAGATCTCGACGAGCGGATGGCCGAACCATGGTTCGATGCGGCCGGGTTCTTCATCGCCGAACGCGACGGACAGATCGTGGGCTTTCACTGGACCAAGGTGCACGGTCCCGAACTGGGTGAGGTGTACGTCGTCGGCGTACGCCCCGATGCGCAGGGGTTGAAACTCGGCAAGTTGCTCACCGCAACGGGCCTCGCGCACCTGGTCAGCCAGGGCGTTTCGGAGATTTCGTTGTACGTCGAAGGCGACAACACCCCGGCGCTCGCGTTGTACCAAGGATTGGGTTTTAGCCGCCATCGCGCCGACTCCCAATGGCTCACCGCCTAG
- the pstS gene encoding phosphate ABC transporter substrate-binding protein PstS codes for MKRTRTYAIAGLAAAGSLLLTACSDDNSGGSGNGGSGSGADIECGEGDLNASGSSAQAKAIDAIQASFAATCDSIAVNYDASGSGAGVSDFIAGKVDMAGSDSVLSEEETADAGEMCADGPAINLPMVISPVAIVYNVEGIDNLNLNAEVTSKIFAGEITSWDDEAIAELNPDADLPGTSITTVHRSKDSGTTDNFTKFLEAAGDGAWTFGTGKAWSAPGGQGAPDSAGIVSAVNATDGSISYVDGPDATANNLNVASIDSGFGPVELNADSVGKAVEAAEHVGEGNDIKLELDYGLKEEGAYPALLVTYEIVCETGLADDKIDVVKSFLKFAVTDGQTAIEEIGYIPLPEELRAEVETAVDAIS; via the coding sequence GTGAAGCGCACACGTACCTACGCGATCGCCGGCCTCGCCGCCGCGGGCTCGCTGCTTTTGACCGCCTGCTCCGACGACAACTCCGGCGGCTCCGGTAACGGTGGATCGGGCAGCGGCGCCGACATCGAGTGCGGCGAGGGCGACCTCAACGCCAGCGGGTCTTCGGCCCAGGCCAAGGCCATCGACGCTATCCAGGCCAGCTTCGCTGCGACCTGCGACTCCATCGCCGTGAACTACGACGCGAGCGGCTCCGGCGCCGGCGTCAGCGACTTCATCGCCGGCAAGGTTGACATGGCCGGCTCGGACTCGGTTCTGAGCGAGGAAGAGACCGCCGACGCGGGCGAAATGTGCGCCGACGGCCCCGCGATCAACCTGCCGATGGTCATCTCGCCAGTCGCGATCGTCTACAACGTCGAGGGCATCGACAACCTGAACCTCAACGCCGAGGTCACCTCGAAGATCTTCGCCGGTGAGATCACCAGCTGGGACGACGAGGCTATCGCCGAGCTGAACCCCGATGCCGACCTGCCCGGCACCTCGATCACCACGGTGCACCGCTCGAAGGACTCCGGCACCACGGACAACTTCACCAAGTTCCTCGAGGCCGCCGGTGACGGCGCCTGGACCTTCGGTACCGGCAAGGCCTGGAGCGCTCCCGGCGGCCAGGGTGCGCCTGACTCGGCGGGCATCGTCTCGGCGGTCAACGCGACCGACGGCTCAATCTCGTACGTCGATGGTCCGGACGCCACCGCGAACAACCTCAACGTTGCTTCGATCGACTCCGGCTTCGGCCCGGTCGAGCTCAACGCCGACTCGGTCGGTAAGGCCGTCGAGGCTGCCGAGCACGTTGGTGAAGGCAATGACATCAAGCTCGAGCTCGACTACGGCCTGAAGGAGGAAGGCGCCTACCCCGCCCTCCTGGTCACCTACGAGATCGTGTGCGAGACCGGTCTCGCCGATGACAAGATCGACGTCGTCAAGTCGTTCCTGAAGTTCGCGGTCACCGACGGACAGACCGCCATCGAGGAAATCGGATACATTCCGCTTCCCGAGGAGCTGCGCGCCGAGGTCGAAACCGCGGTCGACGCGATCAGCTAG
- the pstC gene encoding phosphate ABC transporter permease subunit PstC, with the protein MSTPSDTATVAPDGAPAPDSPAGPRGAESAKVRPGDRVFWGLSAGSGLVVLILMASIAFFLIYRAIDALSANQANFLTYEAWQPDAEVPMFGIAALAFHTLVTAIIAMIVAVPIAVSIALFITFYAPRKLATGLAYVIDILAAVPSIVYGLWGVFFLAPHMTGLTLWLDKWFGWTYILSYQPDNMPNNRSDFTAGIVLAIMILPIVAALSREVFQQVPRTNIEAAYALGATRWEMVKMAVLPFGRPGIVSASILGLGRALGETMAVAYILSAVYEINWRITESGGITFASNIALKYGEAGGVGMGALIASGMVLFLITLIVNSIAQAILRRGMVKDR; encoded by the coding sequence ATGTCGACGCCAAGCGACACGGCCACGGTCGCCCCGGACGGCGCACCTGCACCTGACTCGCCAGCGGGACCTCGCGGCGCAGAGTCAGCGAAGGTCCGCCCCGGTGATCGAGTCTTCTGGGGCCTGTCCGCCGGCTCCGGTCTCGTCGTCCTCATTTTGATGGCCTCGATCGCGTTCTTCCTGATCTACCGCGCGATCGACGCCCTATCTGCCAACCAGGCCAACTTCCTGACCTACGAGGCCTGGCAGCCTGACGCCGAAGTGCCGATGTTCGGCATCGCGGCCCTTGCCTTCCACACGCTGGTGACCGCGATCATCGCGATGATCGTCGCCGTCCCGATCGCCGTCAGCATCGCGCTGTTCATCACGTTCTACGCACCGCGCAAGTTGGCGACCGGCCTGGCGTACGTCATCGACATCCTCGCCGCCGTCCCCTCGATCGTGTACGGCCTGTGGGGCGTCTTCTTCCTTGCGCCCCACATGACCGGGCTGACGCTGTGGTTGGACAAGTGGTTCGGCTGGACGTACATCCTGTCGTATCAGCCCGACAACATGCCGAACAACCGCTCGGACTTCACCGCCGGCATCGTGCTCGCGATCATGATCCTGCCGATCGTCGCTGCCCTGTCGCGCGAGGTCTTCCAGCAGGTTCCCCGCACCAACATCGAGGCGGCGTACGCCCTGGGTGCGACGCGTTGGGAAATGGTCAAGATGGCGGTGCTCCCGTTCGGTCGCCCCGGCATCGTGTCGGCATCGATCCTCGGCCTGGGTCGCGCACTTGGTGAGACCATGGCCGTCGCCTACATCCTGTCCGCGGTCTACGAGATCAATTGGCGAATCACCGAATCCGGCGGTATCACCTTCGCCTCCAACATCGCCCTGAAGTACGGCGAGGCGGGCGGCGTCGGCATGGGCGCGCTGATCGCCTCCGGCATGGTGCTGTTCTTGATCACGCTGATCGTGAACTCGATCGCTCAGGCGATTCTTCGTCGAGGAATGGTGAAGGACCGATGA
- the pstA gene encoding phosphate ABC transporter permease PstA, with amino-acid sequence MTTTTTPGARQRPTKDEGGLSGRKLPKPLVWALPFVAVLVTLGLFAVTELQGDAGFIVVTLIVYVALQTALSFTMEGPRQARDRMATTLIYVSFLIALVPLILIIWYTISRGIRAMSMDFLTHSMFGVQSSMAGGGVTHAIIGTLLVSLIAAVIAVPLGIFTAIYLVEYGGQNRFGRTVSFFVDVMTGVPSIVSGLFIYAFWLLTLGFQKTALAGALSLVLLMLPIVIRSTEEMLKLVPNDLREASYALGVPKWRTITKIVLPTAMSGIITGVMLGVARIMGETAPLLLLVGTSIRINGDPFVGQMETLPTFINKYFGLAAGDIASANADRAWAAALTLIVLIMLLNLGARILARFTGVKQK; translated from the coding sequence ATGACCACCACGACCACGCCCGGCGCACGTCAGCGACCCACCAAAGACGAAGGCGGGCTATCCGGGCGCAAGTTGCCCAAGCCGCTCGTCTGGGCGCTACCGTTCGTCGCCGTACTCGTCACCCTCGGCCTGTTCGCCGTCACCGAATTACAGGGGGACGCCGGATTCATCGTCGTCACCTTGATCGTGTACGTCGCGTTGCAGACGGCATTGAGCTTCACCATGGAAGGCCCACGTCAGGCACGCGACCGGATGGCGACAACGCTCATCTATGTCAGCTTCCTGATCGCGCTCGTACCGTTGATCCTGATCATCTGGTACACGATCTCGCGCGGTATCCGTGCGATGTCGATGGACTTCTTGACCCACTCGATGTTCGGCGTCCAGTCCTCCATGGCTGGCGGCGGCGTTACCCACGCCATCATCGGCACGCTCCTGGTGTCGCTGATCGCGGCGGTCATCGCCGTACCGCTCGGCATCTTTACCGCCATCTACCTCGTCGAGTACGGCGGCCAGAACCGGTTCGGCCGGACGGTGTCGTTCTTCGTGGACGTGATGACCGGTGTCCCCTCGATCGTCTCGGGTCTGTTCATCTACGCGTTCTGGTTGCTCACCCTCGGGTTCCAGAAGACGGCACTCGCAGGCGCGCTGTCCCTCGTGCTGCTGATGCTGCCGATCGTCATCCGCTCAACCGAGGAAATGCTGAAGCTAGTCCCCAACGACCTGCGCGAAGCGTCGTACGCGTTGGGCGTGCCCAAGTGGCGCACCATCACCAAGATCGTGCTGCCCACGGCGATGTCCGGCATCATCACCGGCGTCATGCTCGGCGTCGCCCGCATCATGGGTGAAACCGCGCCACTGCTGCTGCTGGTCGGCACCAGTATCCGGATCAACGGCGACCCGTTCGTCGGCCAGATGGAAACACTGCCGACCTTCATCAACAAGTATTTCGGGCTGGCTGCCGGCGATATCGCCTCGGCGAACGCCGACCGTGCCTGGGCTGCCGCGCTTACCCTGATCGTGCTGATCATGCTGCTGAACCTCGGTGCGCGGATCCTCGCACGCTTCACCGGCGTGAAGCAGAAGTAG
- the pstB gene encoding phosphate ABC transporter ATP-binding protein PstB produces the protein MSKSIEVKDLNIYYSDFLAVRGVSMSVAPRSITAMIGPSGCGKSTVLRSMNRMHEVIPGAYCEGHVLLDGEDIYGSSVDPVNVRRQIGMVFQRPNPFPTMSIYDNVIAGLKLQGRTRKSETDEIVERSLRGANLWDEVKDRLGKPGSGLSGGQQQRLCIARAIAVEPDVLLMDEPCSALDPISTLAIEDLMQELKEKYTIVIVTHNMQQAARVSDMTGFFNLKATGEPGELVEYDDTKKIFSNPSNKRTEDYISGRFG, from the coding sequence ATGAGCAAGAGCATCGAGGTCAAGGACCTCAATATCTACTACAGCGACTTCCTGGCCGTCCGGGGCGTGTCGATGTCGGTAGCGCCGCGTTCGATCACCGCGATGATCGGCCCGTCCGGCTGCGGTAAGTCCACCGTGCTGCGCAGTATGAACCGCATGCATGAGGTCATTCCCGGCGCCTACTGCGAAGGGCACGTGCTACTCGACGGTGAGGACATCTACGGCTCGTCCGTCGACCCGGTGAACGTGCGCCGTCAGATCGGCATGGTGTTCCAGCGTCCCAACCCGTTCCCGACCATGTCTATTTACGACAATGTGATCGCCGGGCTGAAGCTGCAGGGCCGCACCCGCAAGAGCGAAACCGACGAGATCGTCGAACGATCGCTGCGCGGCGCGAACCTGTGGGACGAGGTCAAGGATCGCCTCGGTAAGCCCGGCTCGGGCCTGTCCGGTGGTCAGCAGCAGCGTCTGTGTATCGCCCGCGCGATCGCGGTCGAGCCCGACGTACTGCTGATGGATGAGCCGTGCTCGGCCCTCGACCCGATCTCGACCCTGGCGATCGAGGACCTCATGCAGGAACTCAAGGAGAAGTACACGATCGTCATCGTCACGCACAACATGCAGCAGGCCGCGCGCGTGTCCGATATGACCGGCTTCTTCAACCTGAAGGCCACCGGCGAACCCGGTGAGCTAGTCGAGTACGACGACACGAAGAAGATCTTCTCGAACCCATCGAACAAGCGCACCGAGGACTACATCTCCGGCCGCTTCGGTTAA
- a CDS encoding SURF1 family protein has protein sequence MYRFLATPRWIAGFLALLLAAAIMVRLGYWQWDRGQQKSAANDAVQAAQQRDPVPAGDLIPATAENAPAAADEWSQVTISGEYDPANTVLIRQRSFEGGVGFEVVVPFHGEDGVTYLIDRGYVLATGGAAQEPDVPAPPTGTVTVTGIVKRAYDAPADATRVEQVGSYDSVRALDPAVLSASFGQPLAGGYIIASDEQLADGSVIEDINRIPPPELSDGPHLSYAVQWWIFAAMTLFVFGYLARREAITRLLADEDEDDEDTRSPAYASSPTDT, from the coding sequence GTGTATCGCTTCCTGGCCACCCCGCGCTGGATCGCCGGTTTCCTGGCGCTCCTACTGGCCGCGGCGATCATGGTGCGGCTCGGATATTGGCAATGGGACCGGGGCCAGCAAAAGTCCGCGGCGAACGACGCCGTCCAAGCCGCTCAGCAACGCGATCCGGTCCCGGCAGGCGATCTGATCCCCGCCACGGCCGAGAACGCCCCCGCTGCAGCGGACGAATGGTCACAAGTCACGATCAGCGGCGAGTACGACCCAGCCAATACCGTGCTGATCCGCCAGCGGTCGTTCGAGGGAGGCGTCGGTTTCGAGGTCGTCGTACCGTTCCACGGCGAGGACGGCGTCACCTATCTCATCGATCGCGGGTACGTGCTGGCCACCGGCGGTGCCGCTCAGGAGCCCGACGTCCCGGCGCCACCTACCGGCACGGTGACGGTCACCGGAATCGTAAAACGCGCGTACGACGCGCCCGCCGATGCGACGCGGGTTGAGCAGGTCGGCTCCTACGACAGCGTCCGCGCGCTGGATCCCGCGGTACTGTCGGCGTCCTTCGGTCAGCCGCTAGCCGGCGGATACATCATCGCTAGCGACGAGCAATTGGCCGACGGCAGCGTGATCGAAGATATCAATCGCATCCCACCGCCCGAACTCTCCGACGGACCGCACCTCTCGTACGCCGTCCAGTGGTGGATCTTCGCCGCGATGACGCTGTTCGTGTTCGGTTACCTCGCCCGTCGCGAGGCGATCACTCGGCTGCTCGCCGATGAGGACGAGGACGACGAGGACACGCGATCTCCGGCGTACGCCTCCAGCCCCACGGACACGTAA